Proteins encoded in a region of the Prunus persica cultivar Lovell chromosome G4, Prunus_persica_NCBIv2, whole genome shotgun sequence genome:
- the LOC18778419 gene encoding protein ACCELERATED CELL DEATH 6, with protein MEDLEIEHAEMAYWRTEEVLLKDEGESARKIEVLKLPYDLAMLNDWEGMKRYYVDNPQKLNSPMTVDEDTALHIVASCCRRKSQGKQVLEFLINLLPPSYDERCKAVRVPNKLGNNVLHEVAMSGNLEAATFLVINFNKPAGKTSNEENSTLPLLDIRNELGESPLYRAAALGHPDLVQFFADELEENPENLRRHFHRNDRMSILHIAVIGQQFRTALWLQSKYPFLATKREGKGLTSLQLLAQMPTAFTPQFLQSRWKMLIYYCLPARDLEVTTNHKDDVESSLGSNQHPQSISWKKPEGILKMYTSLWDFLAKEMDIIEKIWKDKRIKHALKNLIPLLVEKDNSWQNSKEAKGKTISLGSVENLCKGDNDGGDQQGKDSAEPTNSKKQSMYKYNPLLIATITGIVPIVAEILRQHPQAAEHVSHSEQNILHLAIKHRQREILELLKRKPTTISRLNEMIDSDGNTILHQAADRSYYSVAISQNLIGPAMQLQTELRWMMGVKNIVPPHYIMHHNNKDQTAEELFNDEHNELLKSAQEWIKDTAESCSTVAVLVCTVVFAAAYTMPGGNEPNGLPVFHDSPLFWLFTCMDVVAIACSLSSVAFFLSILSSPLEYPFFCHVLPRKLMIGFTLLFLSMATTMLAFAATILLVIRIEKKWTKSMLYSIAFFPVPLFGLLQFPMYQSFKEIYHKITKIFRPFFVPFLGFCKRRSICGTNKYTPHLKFEAPSASRNQIKGDNPRLSFSVSNSKAESWLLTTYLDPELQISRETMAVCSCSSRKVAPS; from the exons ATGGAGGACTTAGAGATAGAGCACGCAGAGATGGCGTACTGGAGAACGGAAGAGGTTCTTCTTAAAGACGAGGGAGAGAGTGCAAGGAAAATTGAAGTACTGAAACTTCCTTACGATCTAGCCATGTTGAATGACTGGGAAGGCATGAAGAGATACTACGTGGACAATCCGCAAAAACTGAATTCTCCAATGACAGTGGACGAAGACACTGCATTGCACATTGTAGCGTCCTGCTGCAGGAGAAAATCACAGGGCAAACAAGTCCTTGAATTCTTGATTAATTTACTGCCACCAAGCTATGATGAAAGATGCAAGGCCGTGAGGGTTCCAAATAAACTCGGCAACAACGTTCTTCACGAGGTGGCGATGTCCGGAAATCTGGAGGCAGCAACTTTCTTAGTGATCAACTTCAACAAACCTGCAGGAAAAACTAGTAACGAGGAGAATTCTACACTGCCTCTGCTAGATATTCGGAACGAATTAGGAGAATCACCATTGTACAGGGCTGCTGCTCTTGGTCACCCTGACCTGGTCCAGTTTTTTGCTGACGAACTGGAGGAGAATCCGGAGAATCTTCGGAGGCACTTCCACCGGAATGATAGAATGTCCATTCTTCATATTGCAGTCATTGGCCAACAAttta GGACTGCTCTTTGGTTGCAGAGCAAGTACCCATTTCTTGCAACTAAGAGGGAAGGTAAAGGATTGACAAGCCTTCAATTGCTAGCCCAAATGCCAACTGCCTTCACACCACAATTTCTACAAAGCAGATGGAAGATGCTCATATATTATT GCCTTCCTGCTCGAGACCTGGAGGTCACAACAAATCACAAGGATGATGTGGAGAGCAGCTTGGGCAGCAACCAACACCCCCAATCCATCTCTTGGAAGAAGCCTGAAg GTATTCTGAAGATGTACACTTCCCTGTGGGACTTCCTCGCTAAAG AAATGGACATAATCGAAAAGATCTGGAAGGATAAGAGAATTAAACATGCTCTTAAAAACCTCATCCCTTTGCTCGTCGAGAAAGACAATTCATGGCAGAATTCTAAAGAAGCAAAGGGCAAGACGATATCTCTGGGGTCAGTGGAAAATCTTTGTAAGGGTGATAATGATGGAGGAGATCAACAAGGAAAGGATTCCGCAGAACCAACCAATTCTAAGAAGCAGAGCATGTATAAGTATAACCCATTGCTTATAGCAACTATCACTGGAATTGTGCCTATTGTTGCAGAGATACTTAGGCAGCATCCTCAAGCAGCTGAGCACGTTAGCCATAGTGAACAGAACATTTTGCATCTGGCCATTAAGCACCGTCAAAGAGAGATCCTTGAGCTTCTAAAAAGGAAGCCAACAACCATCTCCAGGTTGAATGAGATGATTGACAGTGACGGCAATACCATATTGCACCAAGCTGCAGATAGGAGCTACTACTCTGTAGCAATTTCTCAGAATTTAATTGGTCCAGCCATGCAATTGCAAACAGAGTTGCGTTGGATGATG GGTGTGAAAAACATAGTACCACCTCATTACATCATGCACCACAACAACAAGGATCAGACAGCGGAGGAGCTGTTCAATGATGAGCATAATGAGCTTCTGAAGTCAGCACAAGAATGGATAAAAGACACAGCTGAGTCGTGCTCAACTGTGGCAGTGTTGGTGTGCACTGTGGTCTTTGCAGCCGCCTACACCATGCCTGGGGGTAACGAACCAAATGGCCTTCCAGTTTTCCATGATTCTCCTCTCTTCTGGCTCTTCACCTGCATGGATGTCGTGGCCATCGCCTGCTCATTGTCATCGGTAGCCTTTTTCCTCTCTATCCTGTCCTCTCCCCTTGAGTATCCTTTTTTCTGTCACGTTCTTCCCCGCAAGCTCATGATCGGGTTCACCTTGCTCTTCTTGTCAATGGCAACCACCATGCTGGCCTTTGCTGCTACCATTTTGCTTGTGATTCGTATAGAGAAGAAATGGACTAAGTCAATGCTTTACTCTATTGCCTTTTTTCCTGTCCCTCTATTTGGCTTGCTGCAATTTCCTATGTACCAGTCTTTCAAAGAAATATATCATAAAATTACCAAGATTTTCCGCCCCTTCTTCGTTCCCTTTCTCGGCTTTTGCAAGAGGAGATCAATATGTG GgacaaataaatatacacCCCATTTGAAGTTCGAAGCCCCAAGCGCGTCCAG AAACCAAATCAAGGGAGACAACCCCCGTTTAAGTTTTTCCGTCTCAAACAGCAAAGCTGAGTCATGGTTGCTAACCACATACCTTGATCCCGAGCTTCAGATTTCAAGGGAGACAATGGCAGTGTGTTCGTGCTCATCAAGGAAGGTAGCTCCCTCTTGA
- the LOC18780137 gene encoding protein ACCELERATED CELL DEATH 6 has product MEDLEIEHADMAYWRTEDVLKEEGVGESASEIEVLKLPYDLAMENDWEGMKRYYVDNPRKLNSPMTVDEDTALHIVASCCTSKSQGKQVLEFLINLLPPSYDERCKAVRVPNKLGNNVLHEVAMSGSLEAATFLVSNFNKPAGKTSNEENSTLPLLDIRNELGESPLYRAAALGHPDLVQFFAEKLEENPENLRRHFHRNDRMSILHIAVIGQQFRTALWLQRKYPFLATKREGKGLTSLQLLAQMPTAFTPQFQQSRWKMLIYYCLPARDLEVTTNPKDDVESSLGSNQDPQAISWKKPEGILKVYTTLWDFLAKEMDIIEKIWRDKRIKHALKNLIPLLVEKDYSWQNSKEAKGKTISLGSVENLCKGDNDGGDQQGKDSAEPTNSKKQSIYKYNPLLIATITGIVPIVAEILRQHPQAAEHVSHSEQNILHLAIKHRQREILELLKRKPITISRLNEMIDSDGNTILHQAADRSYYSVAISEKLIGPAMQLQAELRWMMGVKNILPPHYIMHHNNKDQTAEELFNDEHNELLKSAQEWIKDTAQSCSTVAVLVATVVFAAAYAMPGGNEPNGLPVFHDSPLFWLFTCMDVVAIACSLSSVAFFLSILSSPLEYPFFCHGLPRKLMIGFTLLFLSMATTMLAFAATILLVIRIEKKWTKSLLYCIAFFPVPLFGLLQFPMYQKVTKIFLPFFIPFLGFSKRRSICGKSKAN; this is encoded by the exons ATGGAGGACTTAGAGATAGAGCACGCAGATATGGCGTACTGGAGAACGGAAGATGTTCTTAAAGAAGAGGGAGTGGGCGAGAGTGCAAGTGAAATTGAAGTACTGAAACTTCCTTATGATCTAGCCATGGAGAATGACTGGGAAGGCATGAAGAGATACTACGTGGACAATCCACGAAAACTGAATTCTCCAATGACAGTGGACGAAGACACTGCATTGCACATTGTAGCTTCCTGCTGCACGAGCAAATCACAGGGCAAACAAGTCCTTGAATTCTTGATTAATTTACTGCCACCAAGCTATGATGAAAGATGCAAGGCCGTGAGGGTTCCAAATAAACTCGGCAACAACGTTCTTCACGAGGTGGCGATGTCCGGCAGTCTGGAGGCAGCAACTTTCTTAGTGAGCAACTTCAACAAACCTGCAGGAAAAACTAGTAACGAGGAGAATTCTACACTGCCTCTGCTAGATATTCGGAACGAGTTAGGAGAATCGCCATTGTACAGGGCTGCTGCTCTTGGTCACCCTGACCTGGTCCAGTTTTTTGCTGAAAAACTGGAGGAGAATCCGGAGAATCTTCGGAGGCACTTCCACCGAAATGATAGAATGTCCATTCTTCATATCGCAGTCATTGGCCAACAAttta GGACTGCTCTTTGGTTGCAGAGGAAGTACCCATTTCTTGCAACTAAGAGGGAAGGTAAAGGATTGACAAGCCTTCAATTGCTAGCCCAAATGCCAACTGCCTTCACACCACAATTTCAACAAAGCAGATGGAAGATGCTCATATATTATT GCCTTCCTGCTCGAGACCTGGAGGTCACAACAAATCCCAAGGATGATGTGGAGAGCAGCTTGGGCAGCAACCAAGACCCCCAAGCCATCTCTTGGAAGAAGCCTGAAg GTATTCTGAAGGTGTACACTACCCTGTGGGACTTCCTTGCTAAAG AAATGGACATAATCGAAAAGATCTGGAGGGATAAGAGAATTAAACATGCTCTTAAAAACCTCATCCCTTTGCTCGTCGAGAAAGACTATTCATGGCAGAATTCTAAAGAAGCAAAAGGCAAGACGATTTCTCTGGGGTCAGTGGAAAATCTTTGTAAGGGTGATAATGATGGAGGAGATCAACAAGGAAAGGATTCCGCAGAACCAACCAATTCTAAGAAGCAGAGCATTTATAAGTATAACCCATTGCTTATAGCAACTATCACTGGAATTGTGCCTATTGTTGCAGAGATACTTAGGCAGCATCCTCAAGCAGCTGAGCACGTTAGCCATAGTGAACAGAACATTTTGCATCTGGCCATTAAGCACCGTCAAAGAGAGATCCTTGAGCTTCTAAAAAGGAAGCCAATAACCATCTCAAGGTTGAATGAGATGATTGACAGTGATGGCAACACCATATTGCACCAAGCTGCAGATAGGAGCTACTACTCTGTAGCAATTTCTGAGAAATTAATTGGCCCAGCCATGCAATTGCAAGCAGAGTTGCGTTGGATGATG GGTGTGAAGAACATATTACCACCTCATTACATCATGCACCACAACAACAAGGATCAGACAGCGGAGGAGCTGTTCAATGATGAGCATAATGAGCTTCTGAAGTCGGCACAAGAATGGATAAAAGACACAGCACAGTCGTGCTCAACTGTGGCTGTGCTGGTGGCCACCGTTGTCTTTGCAGCCGCCTATGCCATGCCTGGGGGTAACGAACCAAATGGCCTTCCTGTTTTCCATGATTCACCTCTCTTCTGGCTCTTCACCTGCATGGACGTCGTGGCCATCGCCTGCTCATTGTCTTCGGTAGCCTTTTTCCTCTCCATCCTCTCCTCTCCCCTTGAGTACCCATTTTTCTGTCACGGTCTTCCCCGCAAGCTCATGATCGGGTTCACCTTGCTCTTCTTGTCCATGGCAACCACCATGCTCGCCTTTGCTGCTACTATTTTGCTTGTGATTCGTATCGAGAAGAAATGGACTAAGTCTCTGCTTTACTGTATTGCGTTTTTTCCGGTCCCTCTATTTGGCTTGCTGCAATTTCCTATGTATCAGAAAGTAACCAAGATTTTCCTCCCCTTCTTCATTCCCTTTCTCGGCTTTTCGAAGAGGAGATCAATATGTGGTAAGAGCAAGGCGAACTGA
- the LOC18779670 gene encoding pyrophosphate--fructose 6-phosphate 1-phosphotransferase subunit beta, which yields MTPSLVANGGVAAGEAVAAPVTGRVAAVYSEVQSSRIDHALPLPSVLTKPFKVVDGPASSAAGNPDEIAKLFPNVFGQPSALLVPSDSDSALPQQKLKIGVVLSGGQAPGGHNVISGIFDYLQDRAKGSTLYGFRGGPAGIMKNKFIELNSEYIYPYRNQGGFDMICSGRDKIETPEQFKQAEETAVKLDLDGLVVIGGDDSNTNACLLAENFRGKNLKTRVIGCPKTIDGDLKCKEVPTSFGFDTACKIYAEMIGNVMIDARSTGKYYHFVRLMGRAASHITLECALQTHPNITIIGEEVAAKKQTLKNVTDYIVNIILKRADLGYNYGVILIPEGLIDFIPEVQNLIAELNEILAHDVVDEGGLWKNKLTSQSLQLFDFLPEAIQEQLMLERDPHGNVQVAKIETEKMLIQMVETDLEKRRQEGSYNGQFKGQSHFFGYEGRCGLPTNFDSTYCYALGYGAGALLHSGKTGVISSVGNLAAPVEEWTVGGTALTSLMDVERRHGKFKPVIKKAMVELEGAPFKKFASLRNDWAINNRYISPGPIQFHGPASNALSHTLLLELGVQA from the exons ATGACTCCTTCACTGGTTGCTAATGGTGGTGTCGCCGCCGGCGAGGCAGTTGCTGCGCCAGTCACCGGCCGAGTCGCCGCAGTCTACAGCGAAGTTCAGTCGAGTCGCATTGACCATGCGCTTCCTTTGCCTTCCGTGCTCACAAAGCCCTTCAAGGTCGTCGACGGACCCGCTAGCTCCGCCGCCGGCAATCCAG atgaGATTGCAAAGCTGTTTCCGAATGTTTTCGGTCAGCCATCTGCACTGTTGGTGCCAAGCGACTCCGATTCTGCTCTACCCCAGCAGAAGTTGAAGATCGGTGTCGTTTTATCTGGAGGCCAAGCACCTGGAGGGCACAATGTGATTTCTGGAATTTTTG ATTACTTGCAAGACCGTGCCAAAGGGAGCACATTGTATGGATTCAGGGGCGGGCCTGCTGGGATcatgaaaaacaaattcatcGAACTTAACTCCGAGTATATTTATCCCTACAGAAATCAG GGTGGTTTTGATATGATTTGTAGTGGAAGGGACAAGATTGAAACTCCAGAGCAG tttAAACAAGCAGAAGAAACAGCTGTGAAGCTGGATTTGGATGGCCTTGTTGTTATTGGCGGAGATGACTCCAACACAAATGCCTGCCTCCTTGCTGAAAACTTCAG GGGGAAGAACTTGAAAACTCGAGTGATAGGTTGCCCAAAAACCATTGATGGTGACTTGAAATGTAAAGAGGTCCCTACAAGTTTTGGGTTTGACACTGCTTGCAAG ATATATGCAGAAATGATTGGCAATGTCATGATAGATGCCCGGTCAACTGGAAAATATTATCATT TTGTACGGCTTATGGGGCGTGCAGCCTCACACATTACATTGGAGTGTGCTCTGCAAACCCATCCAAACATTACAATTATTGGAGAAGAG GTTGCTGCAAAGAAGCAGACTCTGAAAAATGTCACCGACTACATTGTGAATATAATCTTGAAGCGTGCTGACCTTGGTTATAACTATGGTGTCATACTTATTCCTGAAGGTCTCATTGATTTCATTCCTGAG GTGCAGAACCTTATTGCTGAATTGAATGAAATTCTGGCCCATGACGTCGTAGATGAAGGTGGGCTGTGGAAAAATAAACTTACAAGTCAGTCTCTACAGCTTTTTGATTTCCTACCTGAAGCAATCCAAGAGCAATTGATGCTTGAAAGAGATCCACATGGAAATGTTCAG GTTGCCAAAATAGAAACAGAGAAGATGCTTATTCAAATGGTTGAGACTGACTTGGAGAAGAGAAGGCAGGAAGGTTCATATAATGGCCAATTCAAAGGACAGTCTCACTTTTTCGG GTATGAAGGAAGATGTGGTTTACCAACCAACTTTGATTCTACCTACTGCTATGCATTGGGTTATGGTGCTGGAGCACTCCTTCACAGTGGAAAAACTGGGGTGATATCATCG GTTGGGAATTTGGCTGCTCCTGTGGAGGAATGGACCGTTGGTGGGACTGCATTGACTTCATTAATGGACGTGGAGAGGAGACATG GTAAGTTCAAGCCTGTGATCAAGAAGGCAATGGTGGAACTTGAAG GTGCACCCTTCAAGAAATTTGCATCCCTGAGGAATGATTGGGCTATCAACAATCGTTACATCAGTCCTG GTCCCATTCAATTTCACGGGCCAGCATCGAATGCTCTTAGTCACACGCTACTCTTGGAACTTGGAGTTCAAGCCTAG
- the LOC18779871 gene encoding plastid-lipid-associated protein, chloroplastic, with the protein MAFASQLNQFPCKTLSLNPAHHRLASKPFSLLFAPNSNVLAAKFNNQLKFSTHEFVGTRPATRLRVVDEDEWGPEKETESAVAVAEDDKPAEPESAETSRLKKALVDSFYGTDRGLSATSETRAEIVELITQLEAQNPTPAPTEALPLLNGKWILAYTSFAGLFPLLSRGTLPLVKVEEVSQTIDSENFTVQNSVQFAGPLATTSFSTNATFEVRSPKRVQIKFEEGVIGTPQLTDSLVIPENVEFLGQKLDLTVFKSLLTSVQDTASSVVKTISSQPPFKFSISNSKAESWLLTTYLDPELRISRGDNGSVFVLIKEGSSLLSP; encoded by the exons ATGGCCTTCGCTTCGCAGCTAAACCAATTCCCCTGCAAGACGCTATCGCTAAACCCAGCGCACCACCGTCTCGCCTCCAAGCCCTTTTCCCTCTTGTTCGCGCCAAACTCTAACGTGCTCGCCGCCAAATTCAACAACCAACTGAAATTCTCCACCCATGAGTTCGTCGGGACCCGACCTGCTACCCGGCTCCGGGTGGTGGACGAGGACGAATGGGGCCCCGAGAAGGAGACCGAGTCGGCTGTGGCTGTGGCCGAGGATGACAAGCCGGCTGAGCCCGAGTCAGCCGAAACCAGTAGGCTGAAGAAGGCTCTGGTAGACTCGTTTTACGGAACTGATCGTGGACTGAGCGCTACCAGCGAGACCCGGGCCGAGATTGTGGAGCTTATTACTCAGTTGGAGGCCCAAAACCCGACCCCGGCTCCGACCGAGGCTTTGCCTCTGCTCAATGGCAAATGGATTCTAGC GTACACTTCGTTTGCAGGTCTGTTTCCATTGTTGTCCAGAGGAACGCTTCCATTGGTGAAGGTCGAGGAGGTTTCGCAGACGATTGACTCTGAGAATTTCACCGTACAAAATTCTGTTCAGTTTGCTGGGCCATTAGCTACCACTTCTTTCAGCACTAACGCCACATTTGAAGTTCGAAGCCCAAAGCGCGTCCAG ATTAAGTTTGAAGAAGGCGTAATTGGGACTCCCCAGCTGACTGACTCGCTAGTGATACCAGAAAATGTTGAGTTTCTAGGACAAAAACTCGACCTCACAGTCTTCAAAAGTTTGCTCACCTCTGTTCAAGACACTGCTTCATCTGTTGTAAAGACCATATCCAGCCAACCCCCGTTTAAGTTTTCCATCTCAAACAGCAAAGCTGAATCATGGTTGCTAACCACATACCTTGATCCCGAGCTTCGGATTTCAAGGGGAGACAATGGCAGCGTGTTCGTGCTGATCAAGGAAGGCAGCTCCCTCTTGAGCCCCTGA
- the LOC18780176 gene encoding probable transcription repressor OFP9 gives MKASSSSRQQQSKKQVQLQQRACRALCCSCRLSVSSSNSEEVESSSSDRYPSISSLSHAMVQERLDQMIRERQEASRHVDCQKRKQRAGDHHQLQAGGGTKFIVMVAMEKCSYDPREDFRQSMAEMIMANRIEEPKDLRSLLNYYVSMNSEEYHGIILEVFHEVCSDLFFCKFH, from the coding sequence ATGAAAGCCTCCTCCAGTTCCAGGCAGCAGCAGAGCAAGAAGCAAGTCCAGCTTCAGCAGAGAGCATGCAGGGCTCTGTGTTGCAGCTGCAGGCTTAGCGTGTCTTCATCGAATTCAGAGGAGGTAGAGAGCTCAAGCTCTGATAGGTACCCTTCCATATCAAGCCTGTCACATGCCATGGTTCAAGAGAGATTGGACCAAATGATTAGAGAGAGGCAGGAGGCCTCAAGACATGTAGATTGTCAGAAAAGAAAGCAGAGAGCAGGTGatcatcatcaacttcaaGCAGGAGGAGGAACTAAATTCATTGTGATGGTTGCCATGGAAAAGTGCTCTTACGATCCAAGAGAGGATTTCAGGCAGTCCATGGCGGAGATGATAATGGCGAACCGGATTGAAGAGCCCAAAGATCTTCGCAGCCTCTTGAATTATTATGTTTCCATGAATTCGGAGGAGTATCATGGGATTATACTGGAGGTGTTTCATGAAGTTTGCTCTGATTTATTCTTCTGTAAATTCCATTAA
- the LOC18779627 gene encoding protein ACCELERATED CELL DEATH 6: MESKEIAYWKTEDVLKEEVESASEIEVLKGPYDLAMVNDWEGMKRYYADNQEKLNCPITVDEDTALHIVASCCSKSQGKQVLEFLINLLPQSYDERCKAVRFPNKLGNNVLHEVAMSGNLEAATFLVSNFNKPAGKISNEENSTLPLLDIRNELGESPLYRAAALGHPYLVQFFADKLEEENPENLRRHFHRNDRMSILHIAVIGQQFRTALWLQSKYPFLATKREGKGLTSLQLLAQMPTAFKPQFQQSRWKMLIYYCLPARDLEVTTNPKDDVESSLGSNQDPQAISWKKPEGILKVYTSLWDFLAKEMDIIEKIWKDKRIKHALKNLIPLLVEKDNSWQNSKEAKGKTISLGSVENLCKGDNDGGDQQGKDSAEPTNSKKQSIYKYNPLLIATITGIVPIVAEILRQHPQAAEHVSHSEQNILHLAIKHRQREILELLKRKPITISRLNEMIDSDGNTILHQAADRSYYSVAISEKLIGPAMQLQAELRWMMGVKNILPPHYIMHHNNKDQTAEELFNDEHNELLKSAQEWIKDTAQSCSTVAVLVATVVFAAAYAMPGGNEPNGLPVFHDSPLFWLFTCMDVVAIACSLSSVAFFLSILSSPLEYPFFCHGLPRKLMIGFTLLFLSMATTMLAFAATILLVIRIEKKWTKSLLYCIAFFPVPLFGLLQFPMYQKITKIFRPFFIPFLGCWKRRSICGKRKAN, translated from the exons ATGGAGAGCAAAGAGATAGCATACTGGAAAACGGAAGATGTTCTTAAAGAAGAGGTAGAGAGTGCAAGTGAAATTGAAGTACTGAAGGGTCCTTATGATCTAGCCATGGTGAATGACTGGGAAGGCATGAAGAGATACTACGCGGACAATCAGGaaaaactgaattgtccaataaCAGTGGACGAAGACACTGCATTGCACATTGTAGCTTCCTGCTGCAGTAAATCACAGGGCAAACAAGTCCTTGAGTTCTTGATTAATTTACTGCCACAAAGCTATGATGAAAGATGCAAGGCCGTGAGGTTTCCAAATAAACTCGGCAACAACGTTCTTCACGAGGTGGCGATGTCCGGCAATCTGGAGGCAGCAACTTTCTTAGTGAGCAACTTCAACAAACCTGCAGGAAAAATTAGTAATGAGGAGAATTCTACACTGCCTCTGCTAGATATTCGGAACGAGTTAGGAGAATCGCCATTGTACAGGGCTGCTGCTCTTGGTCACCCTTACCTGGTCCAGTTTTTTGCTGACAAACTGGAGGAGGAGAATCCGGAGAATCTTCGGAGGCACTTCCACCGAAATGATAGAATGTCCATTCTTCATATCGCAGTCATTGGCCAACAAttta GGACTGCTCTTTGGTTGCAGAGCAAGTACCCATTTCTTGCAACTAAGAGGGAAGGTAAAGGATTGACAAGCCTTCAATTGCTAGCCCAAATGCCAACTGCCTTCAAACCACAATTTCAACAAAGCAGATGGAAGATGCTCATATATTATT GCCTTCCTGCTCGAGACCTGGAGGTCACAACAAATCCCAAGGATGATGTGGAGAGCAGCTTGGGCAGCAACCAAGACCCCCAAGCCATCTCTTGGAAGAAGCCTGAAg GTATTCTGAAGGTGTACACTTCCCTGTGGGACTTCCTTGCTAAAG AAATGGACATAATCGAAAAGATCTGGAAGGATAAGAGAATTAAACATGCTCTTAAAAACCTCATCCCTTTGCTCGTCGAGAAAGACAATTCATGGCAGAATTCTAAAGAAGCAAAGGGCAAGACGATATCTCTGGGGTCAGTGGAAAATCTTTGTAAGGGTGATAATGATGGAGGAGATCAACAAGGAAAGGATTCCGCAGAACCAACCAATTCTAAGAAGCAGAGCATTTATAAGTATAACCCATTGCTTATAGCAACTATCACTGGAATTGTGCCTATTGTTGCAGAGATACTTAGGCAGCATCCTCAAGCAGCTGAGCACGTTAGCCATAGTGAACAGAACATTTTGCATCTGGCCATTAAGCACCGTCAAAGAGAGATCCTTGAGCTTCTAAAAAGGAAGCCAATAACCATCTCAAGGTTGAATGAGATGATTGACAGTGATGGCAACACCATATTGCACCAAGCTGCAGATAGGAGCTACTACTCTGTAGCAATTTCTGAGAAATTAATTGGCCCAGCCATGCAATTGCAAGCAGAATTGCGTTGGATGATG GGTGTGAAGAACATATTACCACCTCATTACATCATGCACCACAACAACAAGGATCAGACAGCGGAGGAGCTGTTCAATGATGAGCATAATGAGCTTCTGAAGTCGGCACAAGAATGGATAAAAGACACAGCACAGTCGTGCTCAACTGTTGCTGTGCTGGTGGCCACCGTTGTCTTTGCAGCTGCCTACGCCATGCCTGGGGGTAACGAACCAAATGGCCTTCCTGTTTTCCATGATTCTCCTCTCTTCTGGCTCTTCACCTGCATGGACGTCGTGGCCATCGCCTGCTCATTGTCTTCGGTAGCCTTTTTCCTCTCCATCCTCTCCTCTCCCCTTGAGTACCCCTTTTTCTGTCACGGTCTTCCCCGCAAGCTCATGATCGGGTTCACCTTGCTCTTCTTGTCTATGGCAACCACCATGCTCGCCTTTGCTGCTACTATTTTGCTTGTGATTCGTATTGAGAAGAAATGGACTAAGTCTCTGCTTTACTGTATTGCGTTTTTTCCCGTCCCTCTATTTGGCTTGCTACAATTTCCTATGTATCAGAAAATTACCAAGATTTTCCGCCCCTTCTTCATTCCCTTTCTCGGCTGTTGGAAAAGGAGATCAATATGTGGTAAGAGAAAGGCGAACTGA